A single genomic interval of Flavihumibacter rivuli harbors:
- a CDS encoding LacI family DNA-binding transcriptional regulator — protein MARITIKDIAKRLNINPSTVSRALRDHPDVSAQLKETIKALADKMGYKPNHLAINLRRGKSHTIGLIIPEIAQFFFPSVIKAVEEAAHDRGYNLLVLHSNDSIDREIENAEICANMGVDGILVSLSRQSTDIEHFQELEASETPIVYFDKVVPNSVAHKVVMPGEKATEIAIGHLLQTIPNPRRLVGFFADERLSISEDRIKGFNQALAAHHIQAPENNCIIVDSSEAARTTLIGLMQSDNPPDALFAMSDEILLGVVQAAYEIGFRIPDQLKVVAFSDGWLPQSIPFYIPYVKTSGYDLGKTAAGLLFELIMKMPILPDTHYIDVTLVHNRKEDQQFP, from the coding sequence GTGGCCAGAATCACCATTAAGGATATAGCTAAACGATTAAATATCAATCCGTCCACTGTTTCCCGAGCCCTGCGCGACCATCCCGATGTGAGCGCCCAGCTAAAAGAGACCATCAAGGCCCTGGCGGATAAAATGGGCTACAAACCCAACCACCTGGCCATCAACCTCAGGAGGGGTAAAAGCCATACCATCGGGCTCATTATCCCTGAGATCGCCCAGTTCTTTTTTCCTTCGGTTATCAAGGCCGTGGAGGAAGCTGCCCATGACAGGGGCTACAACCTGTTGGTCCTCCATTCCAATGACAGCATTGACCGCGAAATTGAGAACGCTGAGATCTGCGCCAATATGGGCGTGGACGGCATCCTGGTTTCCCTTTCCCGGCAAAGCACGGACATAGAACACTTCCAGGAACTGGAAGCCTCTGAAACACCGATAGTCTATTTCGACAAAGTGGTCCCCAACAGTGTTGCCCATAAAGTGGTAATGCCCGGCGAAAAAGCAACGGAAATAGCCATCGGTCACCTTTTGCAAACCATCCCCAACCCCAGGAGGCTGGTCGGCTTTTTTGCTGATGAGCGACTGTCCATTTCAGAAGACCGGATCAAAGGCTTCAACCAGGCCCTGGCCGCCCACCATATCCAGGCCCCCGAGAATAACTGCATTATTGTCGATTCAAGTGAGGCTGCCCGGACTACCCTTATCGGCCTGATGCAATCCGATAACCCACCCGATGCCCTTTTTGCCATGAGCGACGAGATCCTGCTAGGGGTAGTGCAGGCGGCCTATGAGATAGGATTCAGGATACCTGACCAGCTTAAGGTAGTGGCCTTTAGTGATGGATGGCTGCCACAATCCATTCCCTTCTATATCCCCTATGTGAAAACCTCAGGGTACGACCTTGGCAAGACCGCAGCCGGGCTGCTGTTTGAACTGATCATGAAAATGCCCATCCTGCCGGACACCCATTATATTGACGTTACGTTGGTCCACAACCGAAAGGAAGACCAGCAATTCCCATAA
- a CDS encoding SusC/RagA family TonB-linked outer membrane protein, which translates to MIAAMPRWVRRLSAFLLLLFLGAAVHAQDRLITGKIFDSKDGSPLAGATVTVKGSTKGVSTGADGSFKLSVPASATMIVVTSVGYGTQEIDISNKSEVAVSLVTTNAALNEVVVVGYGTAKKKDITGSVASVKEKDFNRGVMTAPDQLIQGKVAGVQMLNNSGQPGGATTVRIRGNASVRAGNTPLYVVDGVPLDNNNARGAASSTGIGTTPGANPLNFLNPNDIASMDVLKDASATAIYGSRGSNGVILITTKRGQSGEPSITFNTSFGVSSLMRRMEVLNADEYRNALKLYNRTTGDFGGDVDAMDAITQNGFTQNYNLSISGGNDRGRYRISAGYLDQEGIVRESRFRKYTAGLSSNYKFLENKRLAIDFNVLTSHNIENIAPITNDAGFQGNLIAQALQWNPTHPLRKPDGSTWVNNQIGATTVNPVAMLEAYDDVSNLTNVLASIAPSYKFTNDLEFKMLYSVRYATGHREQEVKRWLNIQNIENRGLAAIGNNQLLTQQWTNTLSYNKTFKNDLSLNAVVGYEYMKFDNQGDFIAAQDFVDNGLKYTDFLQYSTNNSRFITSYADPTSELQSYFGRAVLNYANKYAFTATFRADGSSKFGENNKYGYFPSFGAKWTISNESFLQGSSAVNNLALRAGWGITGNQEFPAGASLTRYRFTGPGASERTNFGNKNLKWETSTTINFGLDFGFANDRIYGSVDFFHKNTEDILFEQFIAQPGPAGNAKYWVNLPGELINKGVELALNGAIIRKKDMNWNLGVVATFLDNNLTNFGAQIIETGSLSGQGLSGATAQRLVNNQPLNVYYLRVWEGIDKTTGQSIYKDGGNTRYYVGSPNPDIILGLSTDFTYKKWSAYVNMNGAFGHYIYNNTANSVTPLSNLPTRNISKNLIGGDVLESTSNPLAPSTRYMEKGDYMKLANATITYNMGSIGKTFRNVTFSLTGQNLFVITNYSGFDPEVNTDKSVGGVPSFGIEYTPYPTARTILFGVNFTL; encoded by the coding sequence ATGATTGCTGCAATGCCACGTTGGGTAAGGCGCTTGAGTGCGTTCTTGCTATTGCTCTTTCTAGGTGCGGCCGTTCATGCTCAGGACAGGCTGATCACCGGTAAAATTTTCGATTCAAAAGACGGATCCCCCCTGGCAGGCGCTACGGTGACTGTAAAGGGTTCTACCAAAGGTGTTTCCACAGGAGCCGATGGTAGCTTTAAGTTAAGCGTTCCCGCCAGCGCCACTATGATCGTAGTGACCTCTGTTGGTTACGGAACACAGGAGATTGATATCTCCAACAAATCTGAAGTTGCAGTTAGCCTGGTTACTACCAATGCTGCTTTGAATGAAGTAGTAGTGGTAGGTTATGGTACTGCCAAGAAAAAGGACATCACCGGTTCGGTTGCTTCCGTAAAGGAAAAGGACTTCAACCGTGGTGTAATGACCGCTCCGGACCAGTTGATCCAGGGTAAGGTTGCTGGTGTTCAGATGTTGAACAACAGTGGACAGCCCGGTGGTGCAACTACTGTGCGTATCCGCGGTAACGCATCTGTTCGTGCCGGTAATACCCCGCTCTATGTAGTGGATGGTGTTCCCCTGGACAATAACAATGCCCGTGGTGCTGCCAGTTCTACTGGTATTGGTACTACTCCCGGTGCCAACCCGCTGAACTTCCTTAACCCAAATGACATTGCTTCAATGGATGTGTTGAAGGACGCCTCTGCCACTGCCATTTACGGTTCACGTGGTTCTAACGGTGTAATCCTGATCACTACCAAGCGTGGTCAGAGCGGTGAGCCATCCATCACCTTCAACACTTCATTTGGTGTAAGCTCCCTGATGAGGAGAATGGAAGTGCTGAATGCTGATGAATATCGCAACGCATTAAAGCTGTACAACCGTACCACCGGTGATTTCGGTGGTGATGTTGACGCTATGGATGCCATCACCCAGAACGGTTTCACCCAGAACTATAACCTTTCTATCTCCGGTGGTAATGATCGTGGTCGCTACCGCATCTCTGCCGGTTACCTGGACCAGGAAGGTATCGTTAGGGAATCTCGTTTCCGTAAGTACACAGCTGGCTTGTCTTCTAACTACAAGTTCCTGGAGAACAAGCGACTGGCTATTGACTTCAACGTGCTGACCTCACATAACATCGAGAACATTGCGCCTATCACCAATGATGCCGGTTTCCAGGGTAACCTGATCGCGCAGGCATTGCAGTGGAACCCTACACACCCGCTCCGTAAGCCTGATGGTTCTACCTGGGTGAACAACCAGATCGGTGCTACCACCGTAAACCCTGTAGCCATGCTGGAAGCCTATGATGACGTTTCCAATCTGACCAACGTCCTGGCTAGCATTGCTCCTTCTTATAAGTTTACCAATGACCTGGAGTTCAAAATGCTGTATAGTGTGCGTTATGCTACCGGTCATCGTGAGCAGGAAGTGAAAAGGTGGTTGAATATCCAGAATATCGAGAACCGTGGTCTGGCTGCGATTGGTAACAACCAGTTGTTGACCCAGCAGTGGACCAACACCCTTAGCTACAACAAGACCTTCAAGAATGACCTCTCCCTGAATGCAGTAGTAGGTTATGAATACATGAAGTTCGATAACCAGGGAGACTTTATTGCTGCCCAGGATTTCGTAGACAATGGATTGAAGTATACTGACTTCCTCCAGTACTCTACCAACAACAGCAGGTTCATTACTTCCTATGCTGATCCTACCAGCGAATTGCAGTCTTATTTTGGTCGTGCTGTATTGAACTATGCCAATAAGTATGCTTTCACTGCAACTTTCCGTGCTGACGGTTCAAGTAAATTCGGTGAGAACAACAAATATGGTTATTTCCCTTCATTCGGTGCCAAGTGGACCATCAGCAACGAGTCTTTCCTGCAAGGTAGCAGTGCGGTTAACAACCTGGCCTTGCGTGCAGGTTGGGGTATCACCGGTAACCAGGAATTCCCTGCAGGTGCCTCCCTTACCCGTTACCGCTTTACAGGTCCAGGTGCTTCTGAAAGGACCAACTTTGGTAATAAGAACCTGAAGTGGGAAACCTCTACCACCATCAACTTCGGTCTTGATTTCGGTTTCGCCAACGATCGTATCTATGGTAGTGTTGACTTCTTCCATAAGAACACTGAGGATATCCTGTTTGAGCAATTCATTGCCCAGCCTGGTCCTGCCGGTAACGCCAAATATTGGGTTAACCTGCCGGGTGAGCTGATCAACAAGGGTGTTGAATTGGCCCTGAATGGCGCTATCATCAGGAAGAAGGACATGAACTGGAACCTGGGTGTAGTTGCGACTTTCCTGGACAACAACCTGACCAATTTCGGTGCCCAGATCATTGAAACTGGTTCACTGAGCGGCCAGGGTCTGAGCGGTGCCACTGCCCAGCGCCTGGTGAACAACCAGCCCCTGAACGTGTACTACCTGCGTGTGTGGGAAGGTATCGATAAGACCACCGGCCAGAGCATTTACAAGGATGGCGGTAACACGAGGTATTATGTTGGAAGCCCCAACCCCGATATCATTCTGGGTCTGAGCACCGACTTTACCTACAAGAAGTGGTCTGCTTATGTTAACATGAATGGCGCTTTTGGCCACTATATCTACAACAATACAGCTAACAGTGTAACTCCTCTTAGTAACTTGCCTACCAGGAATATCAGCAAGAACCTGATCGGTGGTGATGTTCTGGAAAGCACTTCCAACCCGCTTGCTCCATCTACACGTTATATGGAGAAGGGTGATTACATGAAGCTGGCAAACGCTACTATCACCTATAACATGGGATCAATCGGCAAGACTTTCCGTAATGTGACCTTCTCACTGACTGGCCAGAACCTGTTCGTGATCACAAATTACAGCGGATTTGACCCTGAGGTGAATACTGATAAGTCTGTAGGTGGTGTTCCTTCATTCGGTATCGAATACACTCCTTACCCTACCGCCAGGACCATCCTGTTCGGTGTAAACTTTACTTTATAA
- a CDS encoding RagB/SusD family nutrient uptake outer membrane protein translates to MKFRNLLLLTGISSTVLFSCTKLDETFKDSLSAVEEGNIDPQSILQGAYNALNNPFQDQSRFWAAQQHTSDETIGPTRGGDWDDNGVWRVLHSHKWDADHGFLRDTYRELLQAQYTATNVLEISSSTTAQKGEARFIRALTMFAVLDGWDQVPYREGETFQDVTILPETKKGAECADFIISELDKAIAELPANNPVTKANRNAAKALKMKLLLNKPVYANRANPDFSTATAQADLNTVITLANEIEASGYQLQDNYFENFAPNNSAISKELIYALENTPGVRGGNVRSRWFLGLHYNQNPSGWNGFTTLGSFYDKFTDADKRKTYEYPGIFSKGGVKNGFLFGQQFDQNGVALKDRNGAPLSFTREVKLTETDPNTLEVTGIRVMKYPIDYVSGDQSDNEYVIFRLADVILMKAEALLRTGKAGDAATEVSKIRTKRGLAAITTITEDQLLDERGRELYWEGWRRNDLIRFKKFLTAWEEKPAGTDTKVLIFPIPNEQLAVNPNLTQNPGY, encoded by the coding sequence ATGAAGTTTAGAAACCTATTATTGCTAACCGGAATTTCATCCACAGTACTGTTTTCCTGTACCAAGCTGGATGAAACATTCAAAGACAGCCTTAGTGCTGTAGAAGAAGGAAATATTGACCCGCAGTCAATCCTTCAGGGTGCGTACAACGCACTTAACAATCCCTTCCAGGATCAGTCCCGTTTCTGGGCTGCCCAGCAACATACCTCCGATGAAACCATCGGCCCGACTAGGGGTGGTGACTGGGATGATAACGGTGTTTGGAGGGTATTGCACTCCCACAAGTGGGATGCTGACCACGGTTTCCTCCGTGATACCTACAGGGAACTGTTGCAGGCACAATACACCGCTACCAACGTATTGGAAATTTCTTCCTCCACAACTGCCCAGAAAGGTGAGGCCAGGTTCATCCGTGCACTTACCATGTTCGCTGTATTGGATGGCTGGGACCAGGTTCCTTACCGCGAAGGTGAGACCTTCCAGGATGTGACCATCCTTCCTGAGACAAAGAAAGGAGCAGAGTGTGCTGATTTCATCATTTCTGAGTTGGATAAGGCAATTGCTGAACTGCCTGCTAACAATCCTGTTACCAAAGCCAACAGGAATGCAGCCAAGGCGCTCAAGATGAAGTTGTTGTTGAACAAGCCGGTTTATGCTAACCGTGCCAACCCTGACTTCTCTACTGCAACTGCCCAGGCTGACCTGAATACTGTAATTACCTTGGCCAATGAGATTGAAGCAAGTGGCTACCAATTGCAGGATAACTATTTCGAGAACTTTGCCCCCAACAACTCTGCCATTTCCAAGGAGTTGATTTATGCCCTTGAGAATACTCCGGGTGTAAGGGGTGGTAACGTTCGTTCCCGCTGGTTCCTTGGTTTGCATTACAACCAGAACCCAAGTGGCTGGAATGGTTTTACAACTCTCGGTTCCTTCTATGACAAATTCACCGACGCTGATAAGCGCAAGACTTATGAGTATCCAGGAATCTTCAGTAAGGGTGGCGTAAAGAATGGTTTCCTTTTCGGTCAGCAGTTCGACCAGAACGGTGTAGCCCTGAAGGATCGTAATGGTGCGCCTCTTTCATTCACCCGTGAGGTTAAATTGACCGAGACCGATCCCAATACTCTTGAGGTAACCGGTATCCGCGTTATGAAGTATCCTATTGATTATGTGAGCGGTGACCAGTCAGATAACGAATATGTTATCTTCCGTTTGGCAGATGTGATCCTGATGAAGGCTGAAGCATTGTTGCGTACAGGTAAGGCTGGAGATGCTGCTACCGAGGTATCTAAGATCAGGACCAAGCGCGGCCTGGCTGCTATTACCACCATTACAGAAGATCAACTGCTTGATGAGCGTGGTCGTGAACTGTACTGGGAAGGCTGGAGAAGGAATGACCTGATCCGTTTCAAGAAGTTCCTGACCGCATGGGAAGAGAAACCTGCCGGTACTGATACCAAGGTGCTGATATTCCCGATTCCTAATGAGCAGTTGGCAGTTAACCCCAACCTCACCCAGAATCCTGGCTACTAA
- a CDS encoding VCBS repeat-containing protein, whose amino-acid sequence MMRKLLYPFSVAVFMASCSGSKDKADALFTEMKGTGIAFTNKVENNKDFNIFSYRNFYNGGGCAIGDINNDGLADVFFTANMGSNKLYLNKGNWKFEDISEKAGITEKEKWSTGVVMVDINNDGWLDIYVCNAGYQKGMRQENALFINNHDNTFTEKAREYGLDNDGYTTHAAFFDYDLDGDLDCYILNNSFIPVNTLNYSNKRELRAKDWPVADFLKGGGSYLLRNDNGKFVDVSEAAGIYGSLISFGLGVTVGDVNGDQYPDIYVSNDFFERDYFYINQKDGTFRDELETQMQHISHSSMGADMADINNDGYPDIFVTEMLPDDEKRLKTTTLFENIDVQRLKQNSGFYNQFMQNTLQVNNRNGKFLETAFYSGVAASDWSWGGLIFDADNDSKSDLYVCNGIYHDVTDQDFIDFFANEVIQNMVLTGQKEEVDKVINKMPSRPIPNKMFRNMGELRFEEVGGQWGLDMPSFSNGAAYGDLDNDGDLDLVVNNVNQEAFVFRNQSSEKLGNNYLAVTLKGKSPNGFAIGAAVKVYQGGQVLTRELIPTRGFQSSVDYKMVFGLGKAQVDSVVVIWPDRSYTKMVQPAVNKVLNIAWQEGLPRYVPSGANGPSIFTVANNPVFEAQKEDDYVDFYAERNIPMMLSKEGPKVATGDINGDGLEDLYVCGPNGQAGQFYLRSGEGWTRKLIPEMQQLAAFEETAALFFDADKDGDLDLYIGAGGNNKLPNSPELQHRLYINDSKGNFTLKKAAFPANNMNISVAVAGDVDGDGDQDLFIGARSVPYQYGNIPTSYLMINDGSGQFSEQADQWHPDLKRSGMVTGAAWADMDGDRVNDLVVVGEWMEPSVFLVKKGKMVKAQTGLEGKFGWWQTVELADLDKDGDQDMVLGNIGKNFYLQPDSLNPVKLWMNDFDANGSLEKIFTRTVKGRDMPVFMKRELTDQIPSLKKQNLRHEQYADKAIQDLFTETELKKARISLFNIALSGIAWNDGKAGFRFEPLPYMSQLSSVNAIAIADVNQDGFGDIVLGGNNHALLPQFCMIDAGFGDLLLNRSGKGFEWVENKKSGIQVDGIVRDIVAIKKDNGIDLLFFRNNNTPVYLSTAKKAK is encoded by the coding sequence ATGATGAGAAAGTTGTTGTACCCGTTCTCAGTCGCTGTTTTCATGGCTTCCTGCAGTGGGTCGAAGGATAAGGCGGATGCCCTTTTCACGGAAATGAAGGGTACAGGTATCGCCTTCACTAACAAGGTTGAGAACAATAAGGATTTCAATATTTTCAGTTACCGTAATTTCTATAATGGAGGCGGCTGCGCCATCGGGGATATCAATAATGATGGATTGGCGGATGTATTCTTTACTGCCAATATGGGCAGCAATAAGCTCTACCTCAATAAGGGCAATTGGAAGTTTGAGGATATCTCGGAAAAGGCCGGGATAACCGAAAAGGAAAAGTGGAGTACCGGGGTAGTGATGGTGGATATCAATAATGATGGCTGGCTGGATATTTATGTTTGCAATGCCGGTTACCAAAAGGGGATGCGCCAGGAGAATGCCCTGTTCATCAATAACCATGACAATACCTTTACGGAAAAAGCCAGGGAATACGGTCTTGATAATGATGGTTATACCACACATGCCGCATTCTTTGATTATGACCTGGACGGTGACCTGGATTGCTATATCCTGAACAATAGTTTCATTCCCGTAAACACCCTGAATTATTCCAATAAACGGGAATTGCGCGCCAAGGATTGGCCGGTTGCCGACTTCCTGAAGGGCGGCGGTTCCTACCTGTTGAGGAACGACAATGGCAAGTTCGTGGATGTAAGTGAGGCTGCAGGGATCTATGGCAGTCTTATCAGCTTTGGGCTTGGCGTTACCGTTGGCGATGTGAACGGAGACCAATATCCCGATATTTATGTTTCCAACGATTTCTTCGAAAGGGACTATTTCTATATTAACCAGAAGGACGGGACTTTCCGCGATGAACTGGAAACCCAGATGCAGCACATCAGCCACTCTTCCATGGGTGCCGATATGGCCGATATCAATAACGATGGTTACCCGGATATTTTCGTTACGGAAATGCTCCCCGATGACGAGAAACGATTAAAAACGACTACCCTTTTCGAGAATATTGATGTGCAGCGACTGAAACAGAATTCCGGTTTCTACAACCAATTCATGCAAAATACCCTGCAGGTAAACAACCGCAACGGTAAATTCTTGGAGACAGCCTTCTACAGCGGCGTAGCTGCTTCCGATTGGAGCTGGGGAGGATTGATCTTTGATGCCGACAACGACAGCAAAAGTGACCTCTATGTCTGTAATGGTATCTACCACGATGTGACCGACCAGGACTTCATTGATTTCTTTGCCAATGAAGTGATCCAGAATATGGTGCTCACCGGGCAAAAGGAAGAAGTGGATAAGGTCATCAACAAGATGCCTTCACGACCGATCCCCAATAAGATGTTCAGGAATATGGGTGAGTTGCGATTTGAGGAAGTGGGTGGACAGTGGGGACTAGATATGCCTTCCTTCTCCAATGGTGCTGCCTATGGGGACCTGGATAACGATGGGGACCTCGACCTGGTGGTGAACAACGTAAACCAGGAAGCATTTGTATTCCGCAACCAGTCCAGCGAAAAACTGGGCAATAACTACCTGGCTGTAACGCTGAAAGGAAAGTCGCCAAACGGTTTTGCGATTGGCGCTGCCGTTAAAGTGTACCAGGGAGGGCAGGTCCTGACCCGTGAATTGATACCAACCCGTGGCTTCCAGTCCTCGGTCGATTATAAAATGGTGTTTGGCCTGGGCAAAGCACAGGTGGATTCAGTAGTGGTGATCTGGCCGGATCGCAGCTACACCAAAATGGTGCAGCCAGCCGTGAACAAGGTATTGAATATTGCCTGGCAGGAAGGGTTACCACGCTATGTGCCATCCGGGGCAAATGGCCCATCCATTTTTACTGTGGCCAATAACCCTGTATTTGAAGCGCAGAAGGAAGATGATTATGTAGACTTTTATGCCGAGCGAAATATCCCCATGATGTTGTCCAAGGAAGGTCCTAAGGTTGCCACGGGCGATATCAATGGGGATGGCCTTGAAGACCTGTATGTGTGTGGACCCAATGGCCAGGCAGGTCAATTCTACCTTCGTTCAGGGGAAGGTTGGACAAGGAAACTGATCCCTGAAATGCAGCAGCTTGCTGCATTTGAAGAAACCGCTGCCTTATTCTTTGATGCAGACAAGGATGGTGACCTGGACCTGTATATCGGTGCAGGGGGGAATAACAAACTACCCAACAGCCCAGAACTTCAACATCGCTTATACATCAACGATAGTAAAGGGAATTTTACCCTGAAGAAAGCCGCCTTCCCTGCCAACAACATGAATATCTCGGTTGCGGTGGCCGGCGATGTGGATGGTGATGGTGACCAGGACCTGTTCATTGGTGCCCGTTCTGTTCCTTACCAGTATGGCAATATCCCTACCAGTTACCTGATGATCAATGACGGCAGCGGCCAGTTTTCGGAACAAGCCGATCAGTGGCATCCTGACCTGAAGAGATCAGGTATGGTAACCGGTGCTGCATGGGCAGATATGGATGGTGACAGAGTGAATGACCTCGTGGTGGTAGGCGAGTGGATGGAGCCTTCTGTTTTCCTTGTTAAAAAGGGAAAGATGGTAAAGGCCCAAACCGGTCTGGAAGGAAAGTTTGGCTGGTGGCAGACGGTGGAACTGGCCGACCTTGACAAAGATGGAGACCAGGATATGGTATTAGGAAATATCGGCAAGAACTTTTACCTGCAACCCGACTCGCTCAACCCCGTTAAACTCTGGATGAATGATTTTGATGCGAATGGAAGTCTTGAAAAGATATTCACCCGAACTGTAAAGGGCCGGGATATGCCGGTCTTCATGAAAAGGGAACTGACCGACCAGATCCCTTCCCTGAAGAAACAAAACCTCCGTCACGAACAATACGCCGATAAGGCAATACAAGACTTGTTTACTGAAACAGAATTGAAAAAGGCAAGGATATCCCTATTCAATATTGCATTATCTGGGATTGCCTGGAACGACGGGAAGGCCGGATTCAGGTTCGAACCTTTGCCTTATATGTCGCAGTTGAGTTCGGTGAATGCCATAGCCATCGCTGATGTCAACCAGGATGGTTTCGGTGATATTGTATTGGGTGGTAATAACCACGCCTTGCTGCCCCAGTTCTGCATGATAGATGCCGGATTCGGTGACCTGCTCCTGAATAGGTCTGGTAAAGGCTTTGAATGGGTGGAAAATAAGAAGAGTGGCATCCAGGTGGATGGCATTGTAAGGGACATAGTAGCCATTAAAAAGGACAATGGCATTGACCTGTTGTTCTTCAGGAATAACAATACCCCAGTTTACCTCAGTACTGCAAAAAAGGCTAAGTGA